The Salmo salar unplaced genomic scaffold, Ssal_v3.1, whole genome shotgun sequence genome includes a region encoding these proteins:
- the LOC106594719 gene encoding paired box protein Pax-2a, producing MANTTLPGYPPHVPPTGQGSYPTSTLAGMVPGSEFTGNPYSHPQYTTYNEAWRFSNPALLMPHPEVPDHLLLPRHMTATSYHGNQINHHHLHHDYNHGFGSVHVAPV from the exons ATGGCCAACACAACCCTACCGGGTTATCCCCCTCACGTACCCCCCACCGGCCAAGGCAGCTACCCCACCTCAACACTGGCCGGAATGGTTCCTG GGAGTGAGTTTACAGGAAATCCTTACAGTCATCCACAGTACACAACCTACAACGAGGCATGGCGATTCAGCAACCCAGCGTTACTAA TGCCACATCCAGAGGTTCCGGACCACCTACTGCTGCCACGGCATATGACCGCCACTAGTTACCATGGAAACCAAATCAACCACCACCACCTACACCACGACTACAACCATGGCTTCGGCAGCGTCCATGTTGCCCCGGTGTGA